One Hyphomicrobiales bacterium DNA window includes the following coding sequences:
- a CDS encoding sulfurtransferase TusA family protein, producing the protein MSKTVLDVKGLKCPLPVLKVQKAMKSLSAGDILEVQATDPLSVIDIPAYCNQSGHRLLHKASEGDDHLFQIECVSS; encoded by the coding sequence ATGAGCAAAACTGTCTTAGATGTAAAAGGGCTAAAATGCCCCCTGCCTGTTTTGAAGGTTCAAAAAGCCATGAAAAGCTTGAGTGCTGGCGATATTTTGGAAGTGCAGGCGACTGACCCCCTATCGGTGATCGACATCCCAGCCTATTGCAATCAAAGCGGCCATCGCCTCCTGCATAAAGCGAGCGAAGGGGATGACCATCTTTTTCAAATTGAGTGTGTTAGCTCTTAG
- the pyc gene encoding pyruvate carboxylase, whose protein sequence is MAIKKILVANRSEIAIRIFRAANELDLKTVAVFAEEDKLALHRFKADEAYQIGRGMGPIEAYLSIDEILRIAKISGADAIHPGYGLLSESPEFVDACEEAGLTFIGPKASTMRSLGNKVSARNLAEKVGVPVVPATQPLPDDFDEIKKMAKGVGYPLMLKASWGGGGRGMRVIRAEEEIEREVTEAKREARAAFGKDEVYLEKLVERARHVEVQMLGDTHGNVVHLFERDCSVQRRNQKVVERAPAPYVTPEIRKGLTDAAIALGEATDYIGAGTVEFLMDADTDEFYFIEVNPRIQVEHTVTEEITGIDIVKAQIHILDGFAIGDEKSGVPAQPEITMNGHALQCRITTEDPEQNFIPDYGRITAYRGATGFGIRLDGGTAYSGAVITRFYDPLLEKVTAWAPTSAEAIKRMDRALREFRIRGVSTNLTFLENIITHEKFKNDTYTTKFIDNTPELFDKVQRRDRATKLLRYVADVSVNGHPDVKGRVKPLDGLRIPVAPIYRQPALDSTKQILEKRGPEGLAKWMREQDRTLITDTTMRDAHQSLLATRMRTHDIVAIADAYARAMPNLFSLECWGGATFDVSMRFLTEDPWERLALIRERVPNILLQCLVRGSNGVGYKSYPENAVQYFIKQAADSGMDLFRVFDALNWVENTRVSVDAILESGKICEGAVCYTGDLMSSRSDKYTIDYYQKRVKEFVDAGVHIIGLKDMAGLIKPAAATTLVKAIRDVTDLPIHFHTHDTSGISAASVLAAIDAGVDAIDAAMDPFSGLTSQPALGSISAAIEHGNRATGLDDKAIREIGFYWETVRKQYAAFESDLKGPASEVYLHEMPGGQFTNLKEQARSLGLESRWHEVAQTYSDVNEMFGDIIKVTPSSKVVGDMALMMVASELTVEDVLNPDKEVAFPESVVDMLSGNLGQPEGGWPEAVQKKALKGAEPITEVPGKLLAPADLDAERAEAEKEIGRKITDQELASYLMYPKVFVEFAKAQELYGPTSVLPTLTYFYGMKEQDEISFDLEKGKTLVVRCRTFSETDETGEQKVFFELNGQPRTSKVPDRAHGAAGSTARPKAEDGNADHVAAPMPGVISTLAVKSGQKITSGDVLLSIEAMKMETAIHAERDGVISELLVKAGDQIDAKDLLVVYEGE, encoded by the coding sequence GTTTTTGCTGAAGAAGACAAATTGGCGCTGCATCGCTTTAAAGCTGATGAAGCCTATCAAATTGGTCGCGGCATGGGGCCGATTGAAGCTTATTTGTCGATTGATGAGATTTTACGTATTGCGAAAATTTCGGGTGCAGATGCGATCCACCCAGGTTATGGCCTTCTTTCAGAAAGCCCAGAATTTGTTGATGCTTGTGAAGAAGCAGGCCTTACCTTTATTGGCCCTAAAGCATCCACGATGCGCTCGCTCGGCAACAAAGTCTCAGCGCGTAACTTAGCGGAAAAAGTGGGTGTGCCTGTTGTTCCTGCGACCCAGCCTTTGCCAGATGATTTTGATGAAATCAAAAAAATGGCGAAAGGCGTTGGTTATCCATTGATGCTGAAAGCCTCTTGGGGCGGCGGTGGCCGCGGTATGCGGGTTATCCGTGCCGAGGAAGAAATTGAACGTGAAGTAACTGAAGCCAAACGCGAAGCACGTGCGGCATTCGGTAAGGACGAAGTTTATCTGGAAAAACTAGTTGAACGCGCCCGCCACGTTGAAGTGCAAATGCTTGGCGATACCCACGGCAATGTTGTGCATTTGTTTGAACGCGATTGTTCTGTTCAGCGCCGCAACCAAAAAGTTGTCGAGCGTGCACCAGCACCTTATGTAACACCAGAAATCCGCAAAGGCTTGACCGACGCGGCTATCGCTTTGGGCGAAGCAACCGATTATATCGGTGCGGGTACTGTTGAATTCTTGATGGATGCTGACACCGATGAATTTTACTTCATTGAGGTTAATCCACGTATTCAGGTTGAGCACACGGTAACGGAAGAAATTACCGGTATCGATATTGTTAAAGCGCAGATCCATATTTTGGATGGCTTTGCAATTGGCGATGAGAAGTCGGGTGTTCCAGCACAGCCTGAGATCACCATGAATGGTCATGCACTTCAGTGTCGGATTACAACTGAAGACCCTGAACAAAATTTCATTCCAGACTATGGCCGCATCACAGCTTATCGTGGCGCGACAGGTTTTGGTATTCGTCTTGATGGCGGCACGGCTTATTCGGGTGCTGTGATTACGCGTTTTTATGATCCGCTTTTGGAGAAGGTCACCGCATGGGCGCCAACCTCTGCTGAGGCGATCAAACGTATGGACCGTGCTTTGCGCGAGTTTCGTATTCGCGGTGTGTCGACCAACTTGACGTTCCTTGAAAACATCATCACCCATGAGAAATTCAAAAACGATACCTACACAACAAAGTTCATCGACAACACGCCAGAGCTTTTCGACAAAGTTCAACGTCGTGACCGTGCAACCAAGTTGTTGCGCTATGTTGCTGATGTGTCTGTTAACGGGCATCCAGATGTTAAAGGTCGCGTAAAGCCACTGGATGGTTTGCGTATTCCTGTGGCACCGATTTATCGCCAGCCAGCACTTGATAGTACGAAGCAGATTTTGGAAAAACGCGGCCCTGAAGGCCTCGCCAAATGGATGCGTGAACAAGATCGTACGCTGATTACAGACACAACCATGCGCGATGCACACCAGTCGTTGCTTGCAACACGTATGCGGACCCACGACATTGTCGCAATTGCTGATGCTTATGCGCGCGCAATGCCGAATTTGTTCTCACTTGAATGTTGGGGTGGAGCAACCTTTGATGTGTCTATGCGCTTCCTTACAGAAGACCCGTGGGAACGCTTGGCGCTGATTCGTGAGCGTGTGCCGAACATTTTGCTACAGTGTCTTGTGCGTGGCTCCAACGGTGTTGGTTATAAAAGCTATCCTGAAAATGCGGTTCAATATTTCATCAAGCAGGCAGCTGATTCTGGCATGGATTTGTTCCGAGTGTTTGATGCGTTGAACTGGGTTGAAAATACGCGTGTTTCAGTCGATGCAATTTTGGAAAGCGGCAAGATTTGTGAGGGCGCTGTTTGTTATACCGGCGATCTCATGTCTAGTCGTTCAGATAAGTACACAATTGATTACTACCAAAAACGCGTCAAAGAATTTGTCGATGCGGGTGTTCATATTATCGGCCTGAAAGACATGGCGGGTTTGATCAAACCGGCTGCCGCGACCACATTGGTCAAAGCAATTCGTGATGTGACAGACTTGCCAATTCACTTCCACACACACGACACATCAGGTATTTCTGCGGCTTCTGTTTTGGCGGCTATTGATGCCGGTGTTGATGCGATTGATGCGGCGATGGATCCGTTTTCTGGCCTGACATCACAGCCAGCGCTGGGTTCTATTTCTGCGGCAATTGAGCATGGTAATCGTGCAACGGGTCTTGATGATAAAGCCATCCGCGAAATCGGGTTTTATTGGGAAACGGTGCGTAAGCAATACGCAGCCTTTGAAAGTGATTTGAAAGGCCCTGCTTCTGAAGTTTACCTGCATGAAATGCCAGGTGGTCAATTTACCAACCTTAAAGAGCAGGCTCGTTCGCTCGGTCTTGAAAGCCGTTGGCATGAAGTGGCGCAGACCTATTCTGATGTGAATGAGATGTTTGGCGACATCATCAAAGTAACGCCATCATCGAAGGTTGTTGGTGACATGGCGCTAATGATGGTGGCTTCTGAACTCACCGTTGAAGATGTGCTTAATCCTGACAAAGAAGTTGCCTTCCCAGAATCTGTCGTTGACATGCTGTCGGGCAATCTTGGTCAGCCTGAAGGTGGATGGCCTGAGGCCGTGCAGAAGAAAGCGCTTAAAGGTGCTGAGCCGATTACCGAAGTGCCGGGTAAATTGTTGGCACCAGCAGACCTTGATGCGGAACGTGCGGAAGCAGAAAAAGAGATCGGTCGTAAAATTACCGATCAAGAACTTGCTTCCTATTTGATGTACCCGAAAGTCTTCGTCGAATTTGCCAAAGCGCAAGAGCTTTACGGGCCAACATCTGTGCTTCCGACTTTGACCTATTTTTACGGTATGAAAGAACAGGACGAAATTTCGTTTGACCTTGAAAAAGGTAAAACACTTGTCGTGCGATGCAGAACCTTCTCTGAGACAGATGAGACGGGCGAGCAGAAAGTGTTCTTCGAACTCAACGGTCAACCAAGAACGAGCAAGGTGCCAGATCGGGCCCATGGAGCCGCTGGTTCAACAGCACGACCAAAGGCTGAAGATGGCAATGCCGATCACGTTGCTGCTCCAATGCCAGGCGTTATTTCAACCTTGGCTGTGAAGTCAGGCCAGAAGATCACTTCAGGTGATGTTCTGCTATCCATTGAAGCGATGAAAATGGAAACAGCTATCCATGCTGAGCGCGATGGTGTGATTTCTGAATTGCTTGTAAAAGCTGGCGATCAGATCGACGCTAAAGACTTGCTCGTGGTTTATGAAGGCGAATAA
- a CDS encoding long-chain-acyl-CoA synthetase, whose translation MNLFARAKMEWTYLTAALRTLKRTTKVAKNPDYTLSHQITDLAEQYGDKPALLSKEQTLTYRGLDNRANQYARWAQAQGVKKGDCVALLMPNKPEYMAAWLGVIRAGGVCALLNTNLTGASLAHCINIVTPKAVIVDADLIDAYNGTTDHLDGEMNPWLYGADGEYARLDTMLDELSSAALSGDEVVKFINWDKALYIYTSGTTGLPKAANIIHYRTMAIMNAFAAATQATENDRMYVCLPMYHTAGGIMAIGITLTMGGSVYIEDKFSASTFWDDIVDNDCTMFQYIGELCRYLLNTPVHPKENKHKIRLVDGNGLRPDIWEEFQSRFKIPFILEWYASTEGNTVFFNFDQKVGAIGRLPKWAEKKFVTEIVKYDQDTEMPVRGADGFLVKCEPNEVGEAVSQILEDPSKPAQRFEGYADAVATEKKIIRGAFEVDDAWFRSGDLIRKDEYGYFYFIDRIGDTFRWKGENVATSEVSEALTGYPGIKEANVYGVAVDGFDGRAGMVSLSVDDDFALDGFYDYICNNLADYARPIFLRLQEEIEATGTFKQRKVDLVKQGFDPSTIDDRLLFKDPKKGAYVEIDDALHKQIVDGEFRL comes from the coding sequence ATGAACTTATTTGCTCGTGCAAAGATGGAATGGACGTATTTAACAGCTGCTTTGCGCACATTAAAACGGACCACAAAAGTCGCCAAAAACCCAGACTACACGCTCTCTCACCAAATTACTGATTTGGCTGAGCAGTATGGTGATAAACCGGCGCTGCTGTCTAAAGAGCAAACGCTTACCTATCGCGGCCTTGATAACCGAGCCAATCAATATGCTCGCTGGGCGCAGGCGCAGGGTGTTAAAAAAGGTGATTGTGTCGCGCTTCTCATGCCGAACAAGCCGGAATATATGGCCGCTTGGCTTGGTGTTATTCGGGCGGGCGGTGTTTGTGCGCTTCTCAACACGAATTTGACTGGCGCATCGCTGGCTCACTGCATCAATATTGTAACGCCTAAGGCTGTTATCGTGGATGCTGACCTTATTGATGCTTATAACGGGACGACTGATCATTTAGATGGTGAGATGAACCCGTGGCTTTATGGTGCTGATGGCGAGTATGCGCGTCTTGATACGATGCTTGATGAATTGTCCTCAGCAGCATTGAGCGGTGATGAAGTTGTTAAGTTCATCAACTGGGATAAAGCTCTTTATATTTACACCAGTGGTACGACAGGCCTGCCTAAAGCGGCCAATATTATTCACTACCGTACCATGGCGATTATGAACGCCTTTGCTGCTGCGACCCAAGCAACTGAGAACGATCGTATGTATGTGTGTTTGCCGATGTACCACACCGCAGGCGGTATTATGGCAATTGGCATTACGCTGACGATGGGTGGATCAGTTTATATCGAAGATAAGTTTTCAGCCTCTACCTTCTGGGATGACATTGTCGATAATGATTGCACGATGTTCCAGTATATTGGTGAGCTATGCCGTTATTTGTTGAACACGCCTGTGCATCCGAAAGAGAACAAGCACAAAATCAGATTGGTTGATGGCAATGGCCTTCGCCCTGATATTTGGGAAGAGTTTCAATCGCGGTTCAAAATTCCATTTATTTTGGAGTGGTACGCTTCAACTGAGGGTAACACGGTCTTCTTCAACTTTGACCAAAAGGTTGGCGCAATTGGTCGACTGCCGAAATGGGCGGAAAAGAAATTTGTCACTGAAATTGTGAAGTATGACCAAGACACGGAAATGCCTGTGCGTGGCGCTGACGGTTTCTTGGTGAAGTGCGAACCAAACGAAGTTGGAGAAGCGGTCAGTCAAATTTTGGAAGACCCATCAAAGCCGGCGCAGCGGTTTGAAGGCTATGCTGACGCAGTTGCAACTGAGAAGAAAATCATTCGTGGTGCTTTTGAGGTAGATGATGCTTGGTTCCGTTCAGGCGATTTGATCCGCAAAGATGAATATGGCTATTTCTATTTTATCGACCGGATTGGCGATACTTTCCGTTGGAAAGGTGAAAATGTCGCGACCTCTGAGGTGTCAGAGGCTTTAACGGGGTATCCGGGCATCAAAGAAGCCAATGTTTATGGCGTTGCCGTTGATGGCTTTGATGGTCGCGCGGGCATGGTTTCTTTGTCTGTTGATGATGATTTCGCTCTTGATGGTTTTTATGATTATATTTGCAATAACCTCGCGGATTATGCGCGGCCGATCTTCTTGCGATTGCAGGAAGAAATTGAGGCAACGGGTACATTTAAGCAGCGCAAAGTTGATTTGGTAAAACAAGGATTTGATCCGTCGACGATTGACGATCGGTTGCTTTTCAAAGACCCGAAAAAAGGCGCCTATGTGGAGATAGATGACGCGCTTCACAAGCAGATTGTTGATGGTGAGTTCAGGTTGTAG
- the ispG gene encoding flavodoxin-dependent (E)-4-hydroxy-3-methylbut-2-enyl-diphosphate synthase, producing the protein MTEYLTKPLPRRQSVAVQVGSVQVGGGAPVVVQSMTNTDTADIEKTVEQVTALSVAGSELVRITVDRDESAAAVPYIKEKLDAAGIDVPLVGDFHYIGHKLLKDHPACAEALAKYRINPGNVGFKAKRDTQFADMIEVANKYDKPVRIGVNWGSLDEELLTKLMDDNAAAGSPMTATEVMYETIIQSALLSADRAEELGMPRNKMILSAKVSQVQDLIAVYTDLAGRSDHCLHLGLTEAGMGTKGIVASSAAMGVLLQQGIGDTIRISLTPEPNGDRTREVQVSQELLQTMGFRQFVPIVAACPGCGRTTSTTFQELAQQIQADIRDSMPEWREKYPGVEALNVAVMGCIVNGPGESKHADIGISLPGTGETPAAPVFIDGQKAKTLRGENIAEDFKVMVSEYIENRYGV; encoded by the coding sequence ATGACTGAATATCTCACAAAGCCACTTCCTCGCCGTCAATCTGTCGCCGTACAGGTCGGATCCGTTCAAGTAGGTGGCGGTGCGCCGGTGGTTGTGCAGTCCATGACAAACACAGATACAGCCGATATCGAAAAAACGGTTGAGCAGGTAACCGCGCTTTCTGTGGCAGGTTCCGAACTCGTGCGTATCACCGTTGATCGTGATGAGAGTGCGGCCGCTGTTCCCTACATTAAAGAAAAGCTTGATGCAGCAGGCATAGATGTGCCGTTGGTCGGTGATTTTCACTATATCGGCCACAAGCTTTTGAAAGACCACCCGGCTTGCGCTGAAGCGCTGGCGAAATATCGGATCAATCCGGGTAATGTTGGCTTTAAAGCAAAGCGCGATACACAATTTGCCGATATGATCGAAGTGGCAAACAAATACGATAAGCCCGTGCGCATTGGCGTGAACTGGGGTTCGCTTGATGAGGAACTACTCACCAAGTTGATGGATGACAATGCGGCAGCTGGTAGCCCGATGACGGCGACAGAAGTGATGTATGAGACGATTATTCAATCGGCTTTGTTGTCTGCTGATCGCGCCGAAGAACTGGGCATGCCGCGCAATAAGATGATTTTGTCTGCCAAGGTTAGCCAAGTGCAGGATTTGATTGCCGTTTATACCGACCTTGCAGGACGCTCTGACCATTGTTTGCATTTGGGTCTTACAGAAGCGGGTATGGGCACAAAGGGTATTGTGGCGTCTTCTGCTGCTATGGGTGTTTTGTTGCAGCAAGGCATTGGCGACACGATCCGCATCTCGCTCACACCAGAGCCAAATGGCGATCGGACCCGTGAAGTTCAAGTGAGCCAAGAATTGCTACAGACGATGGGCTTCCGTCAGTTCGTGCCAATCGTTGCAGCTTGTCCTGGTTGTGGGCGCACGACATCGACAACATTCCAAGAACTCGCGCAGCAAATCCAAGCAGACATTCGTGACAGCATGCCGGAATGGCGTGAGAAATATCCAGGCGTTGAAGCACTCAATGTCGCCGTTATGGGTTGTATCGTGAACGGGCCGGGTGAAAGCAAGCACGCTGACATCGGCATTTCATTGCCAGGCACAGGCGAAACGCCTGCCGCTCCTGTTTTCATCGATGGACAAAAAGCAAAGACATTGCGCGGCGAAAACATTGCAGAAGATTTCAAAGTGATGGTCAGCGAATATATCGAAAATCGCTACGGTGTTTAA
- a CDS encoding MAPEG family protein — MAKFAIVGFYLSINALLFMWLCIKVIGVRRGEQISIGDGDNKTLALRMRGQGNASEYMPLFFLLLGVAALLSAPPIALHILGLAFTIGRMSHAYWFLNPSRNMKPRIAGMVLTLSSTSILAIGLLMHSAVIMAGGY; from the coding sequence ATGGCTAAATTTGCAATCGTCGGGTTTTATCTATCAATCAACGCACTTTTATTTATGTGGCTATGCATCAAAGTAATTGGTGTGAGACGAGGAGAACAGATTTCAATTGGTGATGGCGATAACAAAACACTCGCCCTGCGTATGCGCGGGCAGGGAAACGCCTCAGAATACATGCCCTTGTTCTTCCTGCTATTGGGGGTCGCAGCTTTACTTTCAGCGCCGCCAATTGCTCTGCATATTCTTGGTTTAGCTTTCACCATAGGCCGCATGTCACATGCCTATTGGTTTTTAAATCCATCTAGAAATATGAAGCCACGCATCGCAGGCATGGTGCTAACGCTATCTTCAACATCCATTTTGGCAATTGGCTTGCTTATGCACTCAGCGGTCATCATGGCAGGCGGATACTAA
- a CDS encoding YaiI/YqxD family protein yields MSDNSTIYVDADACPVKDEVLKVAIRHEMPIYYVANAFMRLPEDRLVNRVVVPDGPDVADDWIAERAAKGDVVITQDIPLAGRCLEKGAIVIGNTGREFDDANIGQALASRAINQHLREMGEMGGGAKPFAPRDRSAFLQALESACRRARSA; encoded by the coding sequence ATGAGCGATAACTCAACAATCTATGTGGATGCGGATGCTTGTCCGGTTAAAGACGAGGTTTTAAAGGTCGCAATCCGCCATGAGATGCCGATCTACTATGTCGCCAATGCCTTCATGCGCCTGCCTGAAGACCGACTGGTCAATCGCGTGGTTGTGCCAGATGGGCCAGATGTTGCCGATGATTGGATTGCAGAACGGGCGGCTAAAGGCGATGTAGTCATCACCCAAGACATTCCGCTTGCAGGGCGATGTTTGGAGAAAGGCGCGATTGTGATTGGTAATACGGGGCGTGAATTTGATGATGCCAATATTGGCCAAGCACTGGCCTCACGCGCGATCAATCAACATTTGCGAGAAATGGGCGAGATGGGCGGCGGGGCAAAACCGTTCGCCCCACGTGATCGTTCAGCATTTTTGCAAGCGCTCGAAAGCGCTTGCAGACGGGCAAGGAGCGCTTAA
- a CDS encoding 3-hydroxybutyrate dehydrogenase, whose product MSSPKCAVVTGSSSGIGLGIAEEFAKAGYSVALNSYTDNAEDHALAKKLSDETGAKVIYIKADMSKADECTALVTQAKEQLGSVDILVNNAGIQFVAPIDEFPASKWDAIIAINMSSAFHTTAAALPIMREKGWGRVINIASAHGLTASPYKSAYVAAKHGVVGLSKVTALETAEEDITCNAICPGYVMTPLVESQIPEQMKAHNMSREDVLKNVMLLRQPSREMATTEQLGGTALFLASEHAKQITGTTISVDGGWTAL is encoded by the coding sequence ATGTCATCACCAAAATGCGCCGTCGTTACAGGATCAAGTTCAGGTATTGGCCTTGGCATCGCCGAGGAATTTGCAAAAGCTGGTTATAGCGTTGCCCTAAATTCATACACCGATAATGCAGAAGATCATGCGTTGGCTAAAAAGCTCAGTGACGAAACTGGTGCTAAAGTCATTTACATCAAAGCCGACATGTCAAAAGCGGACGAATGCACAGCCCTTGTGACGCAGGCAAAAGAGCAACTGGGTTCTGTTGATATCTTGGTCAACAATGCTGGCATCCAATTTGTGGCGCCGATTGACGAATTCCCCGCTTCAAAATGGGATGCGATTATCGCAATCAACATGTCATCAGCATTTCACACAACGGCAGCTGCTTTGCCAATCATGCGCGAAAAAGGTTGGGGCCGTGTGATCAACATTGCATCCGCTCACGGCTTAACAGCATCGCCTTATAAATCTGCTTATGTTGCTGCCAAACACGGTGTGGTTGGCCTTTCCAAAGTGACAGCATTGGAGACGGCGGAAGAAGACATTACCTGCAATGCAATTTGCCCTGGTTATGTGATGACGCCATTGGTTGAAAGCCAAATTCCAGAGCAAATGAAAGCTCACAACATGTCACGCGAAGACGTGTTGAAAAATGTCATGCTGCTTCGCCAACCATCACGCGAAATGGCAACAACCGAGCAACTCGGTGGCACTGCCCTCTTCTTGGCGTCAGAGCATGCCAAACAAATCACAGGCACAACCATCTCCGTTGATGGTGGCTGGACAGCGCTTTAA
- a CDS encoding EF-hand domain-containing protein, translating to MPAVKAQETDKEQSAKGEVVKFELSRHLARLIERSPDRALENYLKVLYQINPSGVVTPADLERYNNVLAAKSRSRIVAQFLHLDLDGDTVITPEEFKAVQSVQDSNARSRNKIFELNADTDNDGNISIKELSAYAKTKVEQVPGRRTSQTFSNVFVFDLNKDGKVDAKEISDAIKKISADPTLVAKKRPAANRSSLKRNKYGRRSALECKLPQVPSGADVVVVSGSAGAAASTVTVAGQDVMTTTGHLNIEAGKTPLYIFSHVLKPQIWRITGATERIAKFVVGTRRDKEHGGVVGLDADKIEFSVTGHCFNYALKAEGGRAKIMSAKIATLLQQPVEKLIADRRFPTVHIPSGRLEEDKAKKLVPLVGLDRFAKRLDSQRKSVKKFDSKKPRLFKSSELNSFVEIDPKAVVSPKLAVAYRVMPGRIGLNQLVEQGALEYTSDQYYWIKKPFDRFPGGLSAIYGMKFILGKGIKLPAGDTGHSSVYSEETGECLTHRARCR from the coding sequence ATGCCAGCGGTGAAAGCCCAAGAAACGGATAAGGAACAATCGGCGAAAGGCGAGGTGGTAAAGTTTGAACTATCACGTCATCTTGCAAGGCTGATCGAACGGTCGCCAGATAGAGCGCTCGAAAATTATTTGAAAGTCCTTTATCAAATCAATCCTTCAGGCGTTGTCACACCAGCAGATTTGGAGCGGTATAACAACGTTCTTGCTGCTAAAAGTAGAAGTAGAATTGTTGCGCAATTTCTACACCTCGATCTTGATGGGGATACAGTTATAACACCCGAAGAATTCAAGGCGGTTCAAAGTGTTCAGGATTCAAATGCGCGATCTAGAAATAAGATATTCGAACTAAATGCGGATACAGACAATGATGGAAACATCTCAATTAAAGAACTGAGTGCTTATGCGAAAACAAAAGTCGAGCAGGTGCCAGGCAGAAGGACTTCTCAAACCTTCAGTAATGTATTCGTCTTTGATTTAAACAAAGACGGAAAAGTGGACGCTAAAGAGATTTCAGATGCGATCAAGAAAATTTCAGCGGACCCAACATTGGTGGCAAAGAAGCGGCCCGCTGCAAACAGGTCATCGCTCAAACGCAATAAATACGGCAGGAGGAGCGCGCTAGAATGCAAACTCCCGCAAGTGCCTTCAGGGGCTGACGTTGTGGTTGTTAGTGGTAGTGCAGGAGCCGCCGCCTCAACTGTCACTGTTGCTGGGCAGGATGTAATGACAACGACAGGCCATCTCAATATAGAAGCAGGAAAAACGCCTCTTTATATTTTTTCCCACGTATTAAAACCACAGATTTGGCGCATAACTGGGGCAACTGAGCGGATTGCTAAATTTGTCGTGGGAACTCGTCGGGATAAAGAGCATGGCGGCGTTGTTGGGCTGGATGCAGATAAGATTGAGTTTTCTGTTACAGGGCACTGTTTCAACTATGCTCTAAAGGCTGAAGGCGGGCGGGCTAAAATTATGTCTGCTAAGATCGCTACCCTTTTGCAGCAACCTGTAGAAAAATTAATCGCCGACCGTAGGTTTCCCACAGTCCACATTCCTTCAGGCCGACTTGAAGAGGATAAAGCGAAAAAACTCGTACCGCTTGTCGGGCTAGACCGTTTTGCCAAACGACTCGATAGCCAACGAAAGTCTGTTAAGAAATTTGACAGCAAAAAACCGCGCTTGTTTAAAAGCTCAGAACTTAATTCATTTGTAGAAATTGATCCCAAAGCGGTGGTTTCACCAAAGCTAGCCGTTGCCTACCGTGTGATGCCAGGCAGGATTGGTTTGAACCAATTGGTAGAGCAGGGCGCTTTGGAATACACCTCAGATCAATATTACTGGATCAAAAAACCATTCGATAGGTTTCCTGGTGGCCTCTCCGCAATTTACGGGATGAAGTTCATATTGGGTAAGGGGATTAAGTTGCCTGCAGGAGACACAGGTCATTCAAGTGTGTACTCAGAAGAAACTGGAGAATGCCTTACTCATAGGGCTCGATGTCGTTAG